In Deinococcus ficus, a single genomic region encodes these proteins:
- a CDS encoding DUF421 domain-containing protein — translation MFLWLVFLLRMTGKRGLSQLSPLELAIVIALGSAAGDPMLYTEVPVLLAVLVLTAVVALQRGVSWWMIRSRRLETFVDGVPVELVRDGVIVDGSLRRARLSR, via the coding sequence GTGTTTCTGTGGCTGGTGTTCCTGCTGCGCATGACCGGCAAGCGCGGCCTGTCCCAGCTCAGCCCCCTGGAACTTGCCATCGTGATCGCCCTGGGCTCCGCGGCGGGCGATCCCATGCTGTACACGGAAGTCCCGGTCCTGCTGGCGGTGCTCGTCCTCACCGCCGTGGTCGCCCTGCAGCGCGGCGTGTCGTGGTGGATGATCCGCTCCCGGCGGCTGGAAACCTTCGTGGACGGCGTCCCGGTGGAACTGGTGCGCGACGGGGTGATCGTGGACGGCAGTCTGCGGCGTGCCCGGCTGAGTCGGTAG
- a CDS encoding CPBP family intramembrane glutamic endopeptidase, giving the protein MLQQDADELYGLGLIASPALSALFTQLLFERTLRGLGWTLRAPRWTVLGYVLPLLYGLVVYLTVWLTGLGDVSVAALAAQVADPGAGSAGFLGSYAFKTATLGVLFAGITAFGEELGWRGLLVPELARRLSFTSTALVSGALWTLWHTPAIVLFEYNNAGAPLLYGLACFSVMAVSLSVVLAWLRLRSGSVWPAVVLHASHNAFIQTLLNPLTVPNAVTPYVTGEFGLGLAVVTALLAWLAWSDRKNLPPLRETSSAPGEVGLPR; this is encoded by the coding sequence ATGCTTCAACAAGACGCCGACGAGCTGTACGGTCTCGGCCTCATCGCGAGCCCTGCGCTGTCGGCACTGTTCACCCAGCTGCTCTTTGAGCGCACCCTCCGGGGGCTGGGCTGGACGCTGCGGGCCCCACGGTGGACGGTGCTCGGCTACGTCCTTCCCCTGCTCTATGGACTCGTGGTCTACCTCACCGTCTGGCTGACGGGCCTGGGCGACGTGTCTGTCGCCGCCCTGGCCGCCCAGGTGGCCGACCCGGGCGCCGGCTCAGCAGGGTTTCTGGGCAGCTACGCCTTCAAGACCGCCACGCTGGGGGTGCTGTTCGCCGGCATCACCGCCTTCGGGGAGGAACTCGGCTGGCGCGGCCTGCTGGTGCCTGAGCTGGCCAGGCGGCTGTCCTTCACCAGCACGGCCCTGGTCAGCGGCGCCCTCTGGACGCTGTGGCACACCCCGGCCATCGTGCTGTTCGAATACAACAACGCAGGCGCGCCTCTGCTCTACGGACTGGCGTGTTTCAGTGTGATGGCGGTCAGTCTGAGTGTCGTCCTCGCCTGGCTCCGCCTCCGGTCAGGAAGTGTCTGGCCGGCCGTGGTCCTACACGCCAGCCACAACGCCTTCATCCAAACCCTCCTGAATCCCCTGACCGTCCCGAACGCGGTGACGCCGTACGTGACCGGGGAGTTCGGTCTGGGCCTGGCCGTCGTCACCGCCCTCCTGGCCTGGCTGGCCTGGTCCGATCGTAAAAATCTGCCACCCCTGCGGGAGACCAGCAGCGCTCCTGGCGAGGTGGGCTTGCCCCGATAG
- a CDS encoding RraA family protein, giving the protein MTQALPTATDFHTLSPCALADVLTQEHVMDYGLRPLWTSPPRVAGPAYPVQCAPGDNLMLHAAIHRAPPGAVIVVEAGDTTFAVAGGNVCAVAQRRGIAAFIVDGVIRDLAEMRAIGFPVFARGLSPIPGRKSGPGRLNAPVRCGGIQVSPGDMIVADEEGIVAVPGERLSEVWAAARKKADRDAATPLDVWEAEHRARIEQLLQPGFSSGEA; this is encoded by the coding sequence ATGACGCAAGCCCTGCCCACGGCCACCGACTTCCACACCCTTTCTCCCTGCGCTCTGGCGGACGTCCTTACCCAGGAGCACGTCATGGACTATGGTCTGCGCCCCCTTTGGACGTCCCCGCCCCGTGTGGCCGGACCTGCTTACCCCGTGCAGTGCGCTCCAGGCGACAACCTGATGCTGCACGCCGCCATCCACCGCGCCCCGCCCGGCGCCGTGATCGTCGTCGAGGCTGGAGACACCACCTTTGCGGTCGCGGGCGGGAACGTCTGCGCGGTCGCGCAACGGCGCGGCATCGCGGCCTTCATCGTGGACGGCGTGATCCGCGACCTCGCGGAGATGCGGGCAATCGGCTTCCCGGTCTTCGCGCGGGGGCTGAGCCCGATTCCCGGCCGGAAGTCCGGCCCTGGCCGGCTGAATGCCCCCGTGAGGTGCGGCGGAATTCAGGTCAGCCCAGGGGACATGATCGTCGCCGACGAAGAAGGGATCGTCGCCGTGCCGGGTGAGCGCTTGAGCGAGGTGTGGGCGGCCGCGCGGAAGAAAGCGGACCGGGACGCGGCCACCCCCCTGGACGTCTGGGAGGCCGAGCACCGGGCACGGATCGAGCAGCTCCTGCAGCCAGGGTTCTCTTCAGGTGAGGCGTGA
- a CDS encoding FtsW/RodA/SpoVE family cell cycle protein has translation MSVQLLIAQLLLLILGLIGVATAAPEKILDHGGKALLALCVTFLAAQVRPRTYLKLAPYAWGVTLLLLVLTLFAGKGAAESGGVKRWLEFGPVRFQPSELAKLGLVLQLASFFSRRGVQNKLISVTAMILLTTGLVLLEPDLGTSVLTFGLGVVVMFAAGVRFSNIGGFLLALTLLALPLADRYLSAHPYILARVFGHLGRDEQVAVGLDQIGMAHRDLQLGGLWGQGPDAPRWTYFAAHTDLIVASVGFATGLLGVTMLLFAYWLIVSTALQVAQLATRVRPMRPEIHGASILASGAMFMIVGQALVNLAVAAGLFPVTGVPLPMVSYGFSSMLTMGLAMGIIHSAMREVYRAQPALADGL, from the coding sequence ATGAGCGTGCAGCTCCTGATCGCCCAGCTGCTCCTCCTGATCCTGGGCCTCATCGGCGTCGCCACCGCCGCCCCCGAGAAGATCCTCGACCACGGCGGCAAGGCCCTCCTCGCCCTGTGCGTCACGTTCCTCGCCGCCCAGGTCCGCCCCCGCACCTACCTGAAACTCGCCCCGTACGCCTGGGGCGTCACCCTGCTGCTCCTCGTCCTGACCCTGTTCGCGGGCAAGGGCGCCGCGGAAAGCGGCGGGGTCAAACGCTGGCTGGAATTCGGCCCGGTCCGCTTCCAGCCCAGCGAACTCGCCAAGCTCGGCCTGGTCCTGCAACTCGCGTCGTTCTTCTCCCGGCGGGGCGTGCAGAACAAACTGATCAGCGTCACCGCCATGATCCTCCTCACCACCGGCCTGGTCCTTCTGGAACCCGACCTGGGCACCAGCGTGCTCACCTTCGGGCTGGGCGTCGTGGTGATGTTCGCCGCGGGCGTCCGGTTCTCGAACATCGGCGGGTTCCTCCTCGCCCTGACCCTCCTGGCCCTGCCGCTCGCCGACCGGTACCTCAGTGCCCATCCGTACATCCTCGCGCGCGTGTTCGGACATCTCGGCCGGGACGAGCAGGTCGCCGTGGGCCTCGACCAGATCGGCATGGCCCACCGCGACCTGCAACTCGGCGGCCTGTGGGGTCAGGGGCCCGACGCGCCCCGCTGGACGTACTTCGCGGCGCACACGGACCTGATCGTGGCATCCGTGGGCTTCGCCACGGGCCTGCTGGGCGTGACCATGCTGCTGTTCGCGTACTGGCTGATCGTCTCCACAGCTTTGCAGGTCGCCCAGCTGGCCACCCGCGTGCGCCCGATGCGGCCGGAAATTCACGGGGCGTCCATCCTGGCCAGCGGCGCGATGTTCATGATTGTCGGGCAGGCCCTGGTGAACCTGGCCGTGGCCGCCGGGCTGTTCCCCGTGACGGGCGTGCCGCTGCCCATGGTCAGTTACGGCTTCTCGTCCATGCTCACGATGGGCCTGGCCATGGGCATCATTCACAGCGCCATGCGCGAGGTGTACCGAGCCCAACCTGCACTCGCGGATGGTCTATGA
- a CDS encoding DUF3592 domain-containing protein — protein sequence MANDPPVLMFLMILIFIGFGALLYLLFRALFGSKNWRVADGVVLRTKTSSSDSVGSLPAYNAHIVWSYVAGQQTYPGEMAIAYFSARTAQQVIETYQAGTAVKVYFNPRKPSQSTLRIKSPGTWILWIVTVLSTFGFFCIVMAAGYLVFD from the coding sequence ATGGCCAATGACCCACCAGTTCTGATGTTCCTGATGATCCTGATCTTCATTGGGTTCGGGGCGCTCCTTTACCTCTTATTCAGAGCATTGTTTGGATCAAAAAACTGGCGCGTGGCAGATGGCGTGGTCTTGAGAACAAAGACTTCTTCCAGCGACTCGGTGGGGAGTCTGCCTGCCTACAACGCGCATATCGTCTGGAGTTATGTGGCTGGGCAGCAAACATATCCTGGGGAGATGGCCATCGCCTACTTTTCCGCGCGAACGGCCCAGCAGGTGATTGAGACGTATCAAGCCGGCACGGCCGTGAAGGTGTATTTCAACCCCAGGAAGCCCTCTCAAAGCACGCTTCGTATCAAGAGTCCTGGCACCTGGATCCTCTGGATCGTGACTGTGCTGAGTACGTTTGGTTTCTTTTGCATCGTCATGGCTGCTGGCTACCTGGTGTTCGATTGA